In Brassica napus cultivar Da-Ae unplaced genomic scaffold, Da-Ae ScsIHWf_1743;HRSCAF=2373, whole genome shotgun sequence, the following are encoded in one genomic region:
- the LOC125598588 gene encoding uncharacterized protein LOC125598588, with the protein MLFRGGIETLPSPGQCGERVIGPRLITSKYLVDKLGLVKTAHPRPYRLKWLNDETELKIAEQVVVSFSIGKYQDQVKCDVVPMQAGHILLGRPWQFDKETLHHGRTNIYSFVHNNRKHSLAPLSPQEVHDMQKAMTQSGQVLLMIFKEGCYAGLEAPEVPDVVQDLMGRYKDVFPDEIPAGLPPVRGIEHQIDLVPGAPLPNRAAYRVNPEEAKELERQVQDLMDKGYIRESLSPCAVPGQE; encoded by the exons ATGCTCTTTCGTGGTGGGATCGAGACGTTGCCAAGTCCGGGCCAGTGTGGAGAGCGCGTAATTGGACCGAGGTTGATCACAAG CAAGTATCTTGTTGATAAGCTAGGGCTGGTAAAAACTGCCCATCCTCGGCCATACCGTCTcaaatggctcaatgatgagactgaaCTCAAGATTGCCGAACAGGTTGTTGTGTCATTCAGTATTGGCAAGTACCAAGATCAGGTCAAGTGTGATGTTGTGCCCATGCAAGCCGGCCATATACTTCTAGGAAGGccgtggcagtttgacaaggagactctTCACCATGGACGCACCAACATCTATAGCTTCGTCCACAACAACAGGAAGCACAGCCTAGCACCTCTCAGCCCTCAAGAAGTTCATGATATGCAAAAGGCCATGACGCAGTCCGGCCAG gtgctactaatgatctttaaggaaggTTGCTATGCAGGTCTAGAAGCTCCTGAAGTACCGGACGTAGTACAAGATCTCATGGGACGTTACAAGGACGTCTTTCCTGATGAGATTCCAGCCGGTTTACCCCCTGTCCGTGGCATAGAACATCAGATAGACCTTGTACCCGGCGCGCCACTACCAAACCGAGCTGCTTACCGTGTCAACCCTGAGGAAGCCAAGGAACTGGAGCGGCAGGTCCAAGATCTCATGGACAAAGGCTACATCCGCGAGAGCCTTAGTCCCTGTGCGGTCCCG gGACAGGAATAG